In the genome of Euleptes europaea isolate rEulEur1 chromosome 7, rEulEur1.hap1, whole genome shotgun sequence, one region contains:
- the POMC gene encoding pro-opiomelanocortin → MLNPQWSSLLAILGVLLFRSVVGDHGHCLESGRCRDMETEAGLLECLKACRLDLSAESPVYPGNGHMQPLSENIRKYVMSHFRWNKFGKSNSSSGDLGQKREELSRDRILDFFPFPSQAQSNSGGDNEGNQDMERQESKRSYAMEHFRWGKPVGQKRRPVRVYPNGVEEESSENNPQESRRELSLEMDYPEFDSQEEKKGSDAVVSEEELLPEEVKKDGASYKMRHFRWNAPPKDKRYGGFMTSEHSHTPLVTLFKNAIIKTAYKKGQ, encoded by the exons ATGCTGAATCCTCAGTGGAGCAGCCTTTTGGCCATTCTGGGAGTTCTGCTCTTCCGCTCAGTGGTAGGAGATCATGGCCATTGCTTGGAGAGTGGTCGGTGTAGGGATATGGAAACAGAAGCTGGCCTTTTG GAGTGCCTCAAGGCCTGCAGACTGGATCTCTCGGCCGAGTCTCCAGTCTATCCAGGCAACGGCCATATGCAGCCTCTGTCTGAGAATATTCGGAAATACGTCATGAGCCATTTCCGCTGGAACAAGTTTGGCAAAAGCAACAGCAGCAGTGGTGACTTAGGCCAAAAGCGAGAGGAGCTCTCCAGAGACCGCATCCTAGACTTCTTTCCATTTCCCTCGCAAGCTCAGAGCAATTCGGGTGGAGACAATGAAGGGAACCAAGACATGGAAAGGCAAGAAAGCAAGCGATCGTATGCCATGGAGCACTTCCGATGGGGGAAGCCTGTGGGCCAGAAGAGGCGGCCTGTGAGGGTCTACCCAAACGGAGTGGAAGAGGAATCCTCAGAGAACAACCCGCAGGAGTCCAGACGAGAGCTTTCCTTGGAAATGGACTACCCCGAATTTGATTCCCAAGAGGAAAAGAAGGGCTCTGACGCAGTGGTGTCTGAGGAGGAGCTCCTGCCAGAAGAGGTGAAGAAAGATGGCGCTTCATACAAGATGCGTCACTTCCGGTGGAATGCCCCGCCTAAAGACAAACGCTATGGTGGCTTTATGACCTCAGAACACAGCCACACACCGCTAGTGACTCTTTTTAAGAATGCCATAATCAAAACCGCCTACAAGAAAGGCCAATAA